One window from the genome of Salmo salar chromosome ssa25, Ssal_v3.1, whole genome shotgun sequence encodes:
- the LOC106586740 gene encoding DNA repair protein REV1 isoform X2, with protein sequence MLQSRRRATEGTTFPGRDRLRRQRREGLSAAPGPQSCILHVDMDCFFVSVGIRHRPDLKGKSVAVTSNRGSGRVAQRPGVDRQLELQYYQKTYCYPAVSERKDGDLEEMTSSETESHISHGNSVDQGTAALSMAEIASCSYEARQAGVRNGMIFGQAKQLCPSLQSVPYDFQAYKKVALAMYETLASYSHDIEALSCDEALVDSSALLAELSVTPDELASAIRADVRERTGCSASVGMGSNILLARMATRKAKPNGQYFLRSEEVDDFIRDQTVTSLPGVGRSMAGKLASLGVRSCGDLQQVSLQRLQKEFGPRTGQTLFRFCRGLDDRPVRSEKERKSVSAEMNYNIRFTQVDEAESFLTNLSIEVQKRLQGAGLRGRRLTLKVMVCKAGAPVEPSKYSGHGTCDNLARSVTLAQLTDCGHLIASEVIKLFHTMRLKVQDMRGVGLQVQLLEGAHSVPKDPSCPKTCSIRDKILAQRPPAQHNHTDSLPNTAITCTNQEKSSSARVLPPFSTPRPTSPAEPIPGTSKGEPPPSTRTPNHVGTHLNLSIEVSPPSQVDRSVLEALPAELREQVEHSWTHRHTERTHNGSHQHPLHPYPSSPGPSSPLSSCSSSPLPSPVGGLVIQIPNQPGQTGSTGIILELPDFSQVDPEVFAALPRELQEELRSAYGRRENAQAQGIMDQRNPLLHLKHVGVGRMKRCYKNANNSPAKKGPSPLKRPRPPGNSPAKDLPHVLRSRDLPNGLKLETGPSTSSLQQDDPETLSKFTPRPEPTLAGACDFMDIRTLLREWVTTISDPMEEDILQVVKYCTDLINDKNLEKLALIIKYMKRLMQQSVESVWSMAFDFILDNVQVVVQQTYGSTLKIT encoded by the exons GTTTGTCAGCTGCTCCTGGCCCTCAGTCCTGTATCCTGCATGTGGACATGGACTGTTTCTTTGTCTCCGTGGGGATCAGACACCGACCAGACCTCAAAG ggAAGTCTGTAGCGGTGACCAGTAACCGTGGTTCAGGCAGAGTGGCCCAGAGACCTGGTGTTGACCGCCAGCTGGAGCTGCAGTACTACCAGAAAACATATTGCTATCCAGCTGTGTCAGAGAGGAAGGATGGGGACCTGGAGGAAATGACATCATCAGAGACGGAGAGTCACATCTCCCATGGCAACAGTGTTGACCAGGGTACTGCTGCCCTCTCTATGGCTGAGATCGCCTCCTGTAGCTATGAGGccag GCAGGCGGGGGTGAGGAACGGGATGATTTTTGGCCAGGCCAAACAGCTGTGTCCCTCCCTGCAGTCTGTCCCTTATGACTTCCAGGCCTACAAGAAGGTGGCCCTGGCCATGTACGAGACCCTCGCCAG ttatTCTCACGACATCGAGGCCCTGAGTTGTGACGAGGCGTTGGTGGATAGCTCCGCCCTGCTGGCCGAGTTGAGTGTTACACCAGATGAACTTGCCAGTGCCATCCGGGCAGACGTCAGGGAGAGGACTGGGTGCTCTGCCTCAGTGGGCATGG GGTCCAACATCCTGTTGGCGAGAATGGCTACCCGGAAGGCTAAGCCGAACGGACAGTACTTCCTGAGGTCAGAGGAAGTGGACGACTTCATCAGGGACCAGACGGTGACCAGCCTACCAG GTGTGGGCCGTTCTATGGCTGGTAAACTGGCATCTCTGGGTGTGAGGTCATGTGGGGACCTGCAGCAGGTGTCTCTGCAGCGGCTGCAGAAGGAGTTTGGCCCTCGCACCGGTCAGACCCTCTTCAGGTTCTGCCGAGGTCTGGACGACCGGCCCGTCCGTAGCGAGAAGGAGAGGAAGTCTGTCTCGGCTGAGATGAACTACAACATCCGCTTCACACAG GTGGACGAGGCGGAGTCGTTCCTGACCAACCTGTCCATTGAGGTGCAGAAGCGACTGCAGGGGGCGGGGCTTAGGGGTCGCAGGCTGACCCTAAAGGTCATGGTCTGTAAGGCAGGGGCCCCGGTGGAGCCATCCAAGTACAGTGGTCATGGCACCTGTGACAATTTGGCTAG gtcAGTGACCCTGGCCCAGCTTACAGACTGTGGTCATCTGATAGCCAGTGAGGTCATCAAGCTGTTCCACACAATGAGGCTGAAGGTGCAGGACATGAGGGGGGTGGGCCTCCAGGTGCAGCTCCTCGAGGGGGCCCACTCCGTCCCCAAGGACCCCTCGTGCCCTAAAACATGCTCCATCAGAGACAAGATACTGGCCCAGCGCCCCCCTGCCCAACATAaccacacag aTTCGCTACCTAATACCGCCATTACATGCACCAATCAGGAGAAGAGTTCCTCTGCCAGAGTCCTGCCCCCCTTCTCCACTCCCCGCCCTACATCGCCTGCTGAGCCAATCccagggacgagtaaaggagagCCGCCACCCTCTACACGCACACCTAACCATGTTGGTACACACCTTAACCTCAGCATCGAGGTCTCCCCTCCCTCACAG GTGGACCGGTCAGTGTTGGAGGCCTTGCCTGCAGAGTTGAGAGAACAGGTGGAGCACTCCtggacccacagacacacagagagaacccaCAACGGGTCACACCAACACCCCCTTCACCCGTACCCCTCCTCCCCTggcccctcttctcctctctcttcctgttcatcttcccctctaccctctcctgtaGGAGGACTAGTGATTCAGATCCCCAACCAGCCTGGACAGACCGGCTCCACAGGCATCATCCTGGAACTGCCTGACTTctcccag gttgaccCAGAGGTGTTTGCAGCACTCCCCAGAGAACTCCAGGAGGAGCTGCGTTCAGCGTACGGCCGCAGAGAGAACGCCCAGGCCCAGGGGATCATGG ACCAGAGGAACCCCCTGTTGCATCTGAAGCATGTGGGGGTGGGTCGGATGAAGCGCTGCTACAAGAATGCCAACAATAGCCCTGCCAAGAAAGGCCCCTCCCCTCTAAAGAGGCCCCGCCCACCAGGAAACAGCCCGGCCAAAGACCTACCACACGTGCTCAGATCCAGGGACCTACCCAATGGCCTCAAG CTGGAGACTggaccttccacctcctccctaCAGCAGGACGACCCAGAGACTCTGTCCAAGTTCACCCCTCGCCCTGAACCCACCCTCGCTGGAGCCTGTGATTTCATGGACATCCGAACACTACTCAGAGAATGGGTCACTACCATCTCAG ACCCTATGGAGGAGGACATTCTGCAGGTAGTCAAGTACTGCACTGATCTGATCAACGACAAAAATCTAGAGAAACTTGCCCTGATCATCAAGTACATGAAGAG GTTGATGCAGCAGTCTGTGGAGTCTGTATGGAGCATGGCCTTTGACTTCATCCTGGACAACGTGCAGGTGGTGGTACAGCAGACCTACGGCAGCACTCTGAAGATCACGTAG
- the LOC106586740 gene encoding DNA repair protein REV1 isoform X1, with translation MLQSRRRATEGTTFPGRDRLRRQRREGLSAAPGPQSCILHVDMDCFFVSVGIRHRPDLKGKSVAVTSNRGSGRVAQRPGVDRQLELQYYQKTYCYPAVSERKDGDLEEMTSSETESHISHGNSVDQGTAALSMAEIASCSYEARQAGVRNGMIFGQAKQLCPSLQSVPYDFQAYKKVALAMYETLASYSHDIEALSCDEALVDSSALLAELSVTPDELASAIRADVRERTGCSASVGMGSNILLARMATRKAKPNGQYFLRSEEVDDFIRDQTVTSLPGVGRSMAGKLASLGVRSCGDLQQVSLQRLQKEFGPRTGQTLFRFCRGLDDRPVRSEKERKSVSAEMNYNIRFTQVDEAESFLTNLSIEVQKRLQGAGLRGRRLTLKVMVCKAGAPVEPSKYSGHGTCDNLARSVTLAQLTDCGHLIASEVIKLFHTMRLKVQDMRGVGLQVQLLEGAHSVPKDPSCPKTCSIRDKILAQRPPAQHNHTDSLPNTAITCTNQEKSSSARVLPPFSTPRPTSPAEPIPGTSKGEPPPSTRTPNHVGTHLNLSIEVSPPSQVDRSVLEALPAELREQVEHSWTHRHTERTHNGSHQHPLHPYPSSPGPSSPLSSCSSSPLPSPVGGLVIQIPNQPGQTGSTGIILELPDFSQVDPEVFAALPRELQEELRSAYGRRENAQAQGIMADQRNPLLHLKHVGVGRMKRCYKNANNSPAKKGPSPLKRPRPPGNSPAKDLPHVLRSRDLPNGLKLETGPSTSSLQQDDPETLSKFTPRPEPTLAGACDFMDIRTLLREWVTTISDPMEEDILQVVKYCTDLINDKNLEKLALIIKYMKRLMQQSVESVWSMAFDFILDNVQVVVQQTYGSTLKIT, from the exons GTTTGTCAGCTGCTCCTGGCCCTCAGTCCTGTATCCTGCATGTGGACATGGACTGTTTCTTTGTCTCCGTGGGGATCAGACACCGACCAGACCTCAAAG ggAAGTCTGTAGCGGTGACCAGTAACCGTGGTTCAGGCAGAGTGGCCCAGAGACCTGGTGTTGACCGCCAGCTGGAGCTGCAGTACTACCAGAAAACATATTGCTATCCAGCTGTGTCAGAGAGGAAGGATGGGGACCTGGAGGAAATGACATCATCAGAGACGGAGAGTCACATCTCCCATGGCAACAGTGTTGACCAGGGTACTGCTGCCCTCTCTATGGCTGAGATCGCCTCCTGTAGCTATGAGGccag GCAGGCGGGGGTGAGGAACGGGATGATTTTTGGCCAGGCCAAACAGCTGTGTCCCTCCCTGCAGTCTGTCCCTTATGACTTCCAGGCCTACAAGAAGGTGGCCCTGGCCATGTACGAGACCCTCGCCAG ttatTCTCACGACATCGAGGCCCTGAGTTGTGACGAGGCGTTGGTGGATAGCTCCGCCCTGCTGGCCGAGTTGAGTGTTACACCAGATGAACTTGCCAGTGCCATCCGGGCAGACGTCAGGGAGAGGACTGGGTGCTCTGCCTCAGTGGGCATGG GGTCCAACATCCTGTTGGCGAGAATGGCTACCCGGAAGGCTAAGCCGAACGGACAGTACTTCCTGAGGTCAGAGGAAGTGGACGACTTCATCAGGGACCAGACGGTGACCAGCCTACCAG GTGTGGGCCGTTCTATGGCTGGTAAACTGGCATCTCTGGGTGTGAGGTCATGTGGGGACCTGCAGCAGGTGTCTCTGCAGCGGCTGCAGAAGGAGTTTGGCCCTCGCACCGGTCAGACCCTCTTCAGGTTCTGCCGAGGTCTGGACGACCGGCCCGTCCGTAGCGAGAAGGAGAGGAAGTCTGTCTCGGCTGAGATGAACTACAACATCCGCTTCACACAG GTGGACGAGGCGGAGTCGTTCCTGACCAACCTGTCCATTGAGGTGCAGAAGCGACTGCAGGGGGCGGGGCTTAGGGGTCGCAGGCTGACCCTAAAGGTCATGGTCTGTAAGGCAGGGGCCCCGGTGGAGCCATCCAAGTACAGTGGTCATGGCACCTGTGACAATTTGGCTAG gtcAGTGACCCTGGCCCAGCTTACAGACTGTGGTCATCTGATAGCCAGTGAGGTCATCAAGCTGTTCCACACAATGAGGCTGAAGGTGCAGGACATGAGGGGGGTGGGCCTCCAGGTGCAGCTCCTCGAGGGGGCCCACTCCGTCCCCAAGGACCCCTCGTGCCCTAAAACATGCTCCATCAGAGACAAGATACTGGCCCAGCGCCCCCCTGCCCAACATAaccacacag aTTCGCTACCTAATACCGCCATTACATGCACCAATCAGGAGAAGAGTTCCTCTGCCAGAGTCCTGCCCCCCTTCTCCACTCCCCGCCCTACATCGCCTGCTGAGCCAATCccagggacgagtaaaggagagCCGCCACCCTCTACACGCACACCTAACCATGTTGGTACACACCTTAACCTCAGCATCGAGGTCTCCCCTCCCTCACAG GTGGACCGGTCAGTGTTGGAGGCCTTGCCTGCAGAGTTGAGAGAACAGGTGGAGCACTCCtggacccacagacacacagagagaacccaCAACGGGTCACACCAACACCCCCTTCACCCGTACCCCTCCTCCCCTggcccctcttctcctctctcttcctgttcatcttcccctctaccctctcctgtaGGAGGACTAGTGATTCAGATCCCCAACCAGCCTGGACAGACCGGCTCCACAGGCATCATCCTGGAACTGCCTGACTTctcccag gttgaccCAGAGGTGTTTGCAGCACTCCCCAGAGAACTCCAGGAGGAGCTGCGTTCAGCGTACGGCCGCAGAGAGAACGCCCAGGCCCAGGGGATCATGG caGACCAGAGGAACCCCCTGTTGCATCTGAAGCATGTGGGGGTGGGTCGGATGAAGCGCTGCTACAAGAATGCCAACAATAGCCCTGCCAAGAAAGGCCCCTCCCCTCTAAAGAGGCCCCGCCCACCAGGAAACAGCCCGGCCAAAGACCTACCACACGTGCTCAGATCCAGGGACCTACCCAATGGCCTCAAG CTGGAGACTggaccttccacctcctccctaCAGCAGGACGACCCAGAGACTCTGTCCAAGTTCACCCCTCGCCCTGAACCCACCCTCGCTGGAGCCTGTGATTTCATGGACATCCGAACACTACTCAGAGAATGGGTCACTACCATCTCAG ACCCTATGGAGGAGGACATTCTGCAGGTAGTCAAGTACTGCACTGATCTGATCAACGACAAAAATCTAGAGAAACTTGCCCTGATCATCAAGTACATGAAGAG GTTGATGCAGCAGTCTGTGGAGTCTGTATGGAGCATGGCCTTTGACTTCATCCTGGACAACGTGCAGGTGGTGGTACAGCAGACCTACGGCAGCACTCTGAAGATCACGTAG
- the LOC106586783 gene encoding thioredoxin domain-containing protein 9, with protein MASQSMEIMAKALEQQVLQSARMVEEQLDKELGKLERMDDDEMEKLKERRMEALKKSQKQKQEWLSKGHGEYKEIPSEKDFFPEVKESNRVVCHFYRDSTFRCKILDKHLVILAKKHLETKFIKLNVEKAPFLTERLRIKVIPTLALVKDGKTKDYVVGFTDLGNTDEFTTEVLEWRLGCSDVINYSGNLMEPPTLTQKSGSKFTKVEKKTIRGRGHDSDSGSEDD; from the exons ATGGCGAGTCAGTCGATGGAGATCATGGCCAAAGCGCTGGAGCAGCAAGTGCTGCAGTCAGCCAGGATGGTGGAGGAGCAGTTGGACAAAGAGCTGGGGAAGCTGGAGCGCATGGATGACGACGAGATGGAAaagctgaaggagaggaggatggaggcccTAAAGAAATCCCAGAAACAGAAGCAG GAGTGGCTGTCTAAAGGGCATGGGGAGTATAAGGAAATCCCCAGTGAGAAAGATTTCTTCCCAGAGGTGAAGGAGAGCAATCGTGTGGTCTGCCATTTCTACAGAGACTCCACCTTCAG ATGCAAGATCCTGGACAAGCACCTGGTCATCCTGGCCAAGAAGCACCTGGAGACTAAGTTCATCAAGCTGAATGTGGAGAAGGCGCCGTTCCTGACAGAGAGGCTGCGGATCAAGGTGATTCCCACGCTGGCGCTGGTTAAGGACGGGAAGACCAAGGATTACGTGGTGGGATTCACCGACCTGGGGAACACGGACGAGTTCACTACAGAGGTGCTGGAGTGGAGATTGGGCTGCTCTGACGTCATCAACTACAG TGGTAACCTAATGGAGCCCCCCACCCTGACACAGAAATCTGGTTCAAAGTTCACCAAGGTGGAGAAGAAGACCATCAGAGGGAGAGGACACGATTCAGACTCTGGTTCTGAAGATGACTAG